The following are encoded in a window of Bradyrhizobium guangdongense genomic DNA:
- a CDS encoding TrbI/VirB10 family protein: MNTLNGNDQERAAPPETQEDQSRSFRLRAEHPRVMRLSRKVLAGGSAVALLVIGGAVLWSFQKSRPRDQTADELYSTDHHNVADGITALPKDYAGIPRQPIPQLGPPLPGDLGRPILAAQGQSPTIGADPEQQRRDQETEAARISHLFASTNGREAREPTAASVGGDRIASQSPTSTNDDGFAQNGQDRKLAFVNASADRRTVSPDRITKPASPYIVQAGTVIPGALITGIRSDLPGQITAQVTENVYDTPTGRFLLVPQGARLIGVYDSQVTFGQSRVLLVWTRLIMPNGRSIVLERQPGADSAGYAGLEDQVDNHWGELFKAAALSTFLAVGTELGAGSDTNSNDSAIIQALRHGASDSLNQTGQQVVRRSLNIQPALAVRPGFPVRVVVNRDLILAPYRG; the protein is encoded by the coding sequence ATGAACACGTTGAATGGAAACGATCAGGAGCGAGCGGCTCCACCTGAGACACAAGAGGATCAGTCCAGGAGCTTCCGTTTGAGAGCGGAGCACCCGCGCGTGATGCGGTTGTCTCGGAAAGTACTGGCGGGAGGGAGCGCGGTCGCCCTCCTTGTCATCGGCGGAGCCGTGCTGTGGTCGTTCCAGAAGAGTCGACCTCGAGACCAGACGGCCGATGAGCTTTACAGTACCGACCATCACAATGTCGCCGACGGCATTACGGCGCTCCCGAAGGACTACGCTGGCATTCCACGCCAACCGATCCCGCAACTGGGCCCCCCGCTTCCGGGGGACCTCGGCCGGCCGATCCTTGCGGCCCAAGGCCAGTCGCCGACGATCGGCGCTGATCCGGAGCAGCAGCGCCGGGATCAAGAGACCGAAGCAGCCCGCATCAGCCATCTGTTCGCCTCGACCAATGGGAGAGAAGCGCGTGAGCCTACGGCCGCAAGCGTAGGGGGCGATCGCATCGCATCGCAAAGCCCGACGAGTACCAATGACGACGGATTTGCGCAGAACGGTCAGGACCGCAAGCTTGCCTTCGTGAACGCCTCTGCGGACCGCCGCACAGTCAGCCCTGATCGCATCACCAAACCAGCTTCACCATATATCGTGCAGGCTGGAACGGTTATTCCGGGAGCCCTGATCACCGGAATCCGATCGGACCTGCCAGGCCAAATTACGGCGCAGGTCACCGAGAATGTCTATGACACGCCAACTGGCCGCTTTCTGCTTGTGCCCCAGGGGGCGCGTCTGATCGGCGTTTACGACAGTCAGGTCACTTTCGGCCAGTCCCGTGTCTTGCTCGTCTGGACCCGGCTGATCATGCCGAATGGACGTTCAATCGTTCTCGAGCGGCAGCCTGGCGCTGACAGCGCAGGCTATGCAGGCCTCGAAGACCAGGTCGACAATCACTGGGGCGAGCTCTTCAAGGCTGCGGCACTATCGACGTTTCTGGCGGTCGGAACTGAACTAGGGGCTGGCTCGGACACCAATAGCAACGACAGCGCTATCATACAGGCATTGCGGCACGGCGCGTCTGACTCGCTGAATCAAACCGGACAACAGGTAGTTCGCCGCAGCCTCAACATCCAGCCCGCTCTTGCCGTGCGACCTGGCTTTCCAGTTCGCGTCGTCGTCAATCGTGACCTCATACTAGCGCCATACAGAGGGTAA
- the trbG gene encoding P-type conjugative transfer protein TrbG — protein sequence MGPTWPEFLIAKRALLFALLLGSSALGGCATYIPPEISYDAEVAPLPATPVALDDRSRPLHVPPLWKPALGGKSGGKEDAEPVSRVETANSAARVEPRKRGYFNAAQIYAYSPGALYQIYAAPGQITDIALEEGEQLTGSGPIAAGDTVRWVVGDTESGSGDTRRVHILVKPTRASIETNLVVNTDRRTYLIELRSRERPYMPSVAWYYPETVGERSRSAAVKPALPDAAQRISRYAIEGDSPPWRPLAAYDDGRKVYVEFPQGIVQGEMPPLFAIGPDGKTEVVNYRSYGNVLIVDRLFAAAELRLGGEHQQKVRIVRTDGRPSS from the coding sequence ATCGGTCCCACTTGGCCCGAATTCTTGATCGCGAAGCGAGCACTTTTGTTTGCTCTCCTGCTTGGGTCCTCGGCCCTGGGTGGGTGCGCGACCTACATTCCGCCGGAGATCAGCTATGACGCCGAAGTGGCTCCGTTACCGGCGACGCCGGTGGCCCTCGACGACAGATCGCGACCGCTTCACGTTCCACCCCTCTGGAAGCCTGCTCTCGGCGGCAAGTCGGGAGGGAAGGAAGATGCTGAACCCGTGAGCCGGGTTGAGACCGCAAACAGCGCAGCCCGCGTCGAACCGCGCAAGCGAGGGTATTTCAACGCGGCGCAGATCTACGCCTACAGTCCCGGAGCGCTCTATCAGATTTACGCCGCACCGGGGCAGATCACGGATATCGCGCTCGAGGAGGGAGAACAGTTGACGGGATCAGGGCCGATCGCGGCCGGAGATACCGTACGCTGGGTCGTGGGCGATACCGAGAGCGGGAGCGGCGACACACGACGCGTCCATATCCTGGTCAAGCCGACGCGCGCATCGATCGAGACCAACCTCGTGGTCAATACCGACCGGCGCACCTACCTGATCGAGCTCCGCTCCCGCGAGCGGCCATACATGCCATCCGTTGCCTGGTACTACCCTGAAACGGTAGGCGAACGGTCGCGTTCAGCTGCTGTGAAACCTGCTCTTCCGGATGCGGCGCAGCGCATCTCGCGCTATGCCATCGAAGGCGACAGTCCTCCCTGGCGGCCGCTCGCCGCATATGACGATGGTCGCAAGGTCTACGTCGAATTCCCGCAAGGCATCGTGCAGGGCGAGATGCCTCCGCTTTTCGCCATCGGTCCGGACGGCAAGACCGAGGTCGTCAACTATCGCTCTTACGGCAACGTATTGATCGTCGATCGGCTGTTTGCTGCGGCCGAACTGCGGCTTGGCGGCGAGCACCAGCAGAAAGTCCGTATTGTCCGGACCGACGGGAGGCCTTCGTCATGA
- a CDS encoding MFS transporter codes for MQIYRPWSLIARVFLPFAAGCYLSYLFRTINALIATHLSSDAELGTADLGLLTSVYFFVFAAAQIPIGILLDRFGPRRVQSALLLLAAGGAVLFAVSTGFLSLLIARAMIGLGVAASLTAGLKSVILWFPRERGGLLNGYLVMLGSLGAVTATAPAEHLLTWIGWRQLFAILAIATAATAILIYVVVPDRAVPPTTGRATLRSVFGDRRFWRMAPLSATCVGSSWSLQGLWASPWLTDVEGLDRASLVRQLLTMSIVLSCGAWLFGTTVHYIKRRGLGPETVLAMVAILFVAAELALILRAPVPSIVPWSVVAVVGTTTVASFAVIADHFPPELAGRANGALNLLHFGWAFLAQFGTGLILEQWSVNGGHRPVQAYQIAFSLNVAIQIAALLWFALPPGRDLASQTRPIPSLVPADVFDDVESISSYEDWVILPPSEDDVAW; via the coding sequence ATGCAAATCTACCGGCCGTGGAGTCTCATCGCGCGCGTCTTTCTCCCGTTTGCTGCTGGATGTTATCTCTCGTATCTTTTTCGAACAATCAACGCTTTGATCGCGACTCATCTCAGTTCGGATGCCGAGCTTGGGACTGCCGACCTTGGATTGCTGACTTCAGTCTATTTCTTTGTTTTCGCGGCGGCTCAGATCCCAATCGGCATATTGTTGGATCGATTTGGACCGCGTCGTGTCCAGAGCGCTCTGCTCCTGCTCGCAGCAGGTGGCGCAGTACTGTTTGCGGTGTCGACCGGCTTCCTGTCACTCTTGATCGCACGTGCAATGATCGGGCTTGGCGTCGCGGCGTCGCTGACCGCAGGTCTGAAATCAGTCATCCTTTGGTTCCCTAGGGAACGAGGTGGCTTGCTTAACGGCTATTTAGTCATGCTGGGCTCGCTGGGAGCGGTGACTGCTACAGCTCCGGCCGAACATTTGCTCACCTGGATCGGTTGGCGGCAGCTCTTTGCGATCCTAGCGATCGCCACCGCCGCGACTGCCATCCTTATCTATGTCGTCGTGCCTGATCGAGCCGTTCCCCCGACAACAGGGCGTGCCACTCTTCGTTCCGTATTCGGCGATCGGCGGTTCTGGCGAATGGCACCGTTGTCGGCGACTTGCGTTGGCTCGTCCTGGTCCCTGCAGGGATTGTGGGCATCGCCGTGGCTCACAGATGTCGAGGGGCTTGATCGCGCAAGTCTGGTCCGCCAGCTTCTTACGATGTCGATCGTCTTGAGCTGCGGGGCCTGGTTGTTCGGTACGACGGTCCATTACATCAAACGGAGAGGACTCGGGCCGGAGACGGTATTAGCGATGGTAGCAATTCTGTTTGTCGCAGCTGAGCTGGCCTTGATCTTGCGAGCACCTGTGCCGTCCATTGTGCCGTGGTCCGTTGTTGCCGTTGTCGGAACGACAACTGTGGCGAGCTTCGCGGTAATAGCTGATCACTTTCCGCCTGAGCTAGCTGGTCGTGCCAATGGCGCTCTAAATCTCCTGCACTTCGGCTGGGCATTTTTGGCACAATTCGGGACTGGCCTGATCCTGGAGCAATGGTCTGTGAATGGTGGCCATAGGCCCGTCCAAGCCTATCAAATCGCGTTCAGTCTCAACGTAGCAATTCAGATCGCGGCGCTGCTCTGGTTCGCGCTGCCTCCGGGCCGAGACCTAGCCTCACAGACGAGGCCGATTCCGTCCTTGGTGCCGGCTGATGTTTTCGACGATGTCGAGTCGATAAGCTCATATGAGGATTGGGTCATTCTCCCGCCCTCGGAAGACGATGTGGCATGGTGA
- the trbL gene encoding P-type conjugative transfer protein TrbL codes for MTGTGIIDQFLEAFTRYIDNGFGLLGSDVGYLATTLAAIDITLAALFWSWGTDEDIIARLVKKTLFVGVFAYLIDNWNSLARIIFESFAGLGLKASGASLSASDFLRPGKIAQVGLDAGRPLLDSISNLMGYISFFENFVQIVVLLFAWVVVLLAFFTLAIQLFVTLIEFKLTTLAGFVLIPFGLFGKTAFAAERVLGNVISSGIKVLVLAVILGIGSTLFSQFTAGFGGGQPTIEDAMTLVLAALSLLGLGIFGPGIANGLVSGGPQLGAGAAIGTGLAAGGVLAAGAGLVAGGAGIAGGAMAGAARGGGAALRSASVAYRSGGLAGVAEAGGAAVMSPLRRAGAALGSGGQGGEQAASTSTEAQPNWARRMKRAETIRHAASAAGQAVRSGDHSGSGSSVDLSEGER; via the coding sequence ATGACTGGTACGGGGATCATTGACCAGTTCCTGGAAGCGTTCACGCGCTATATCGATAATGGCTTCGGGCTGCTGGGGAGTGATGTCGGATATCTCGCAACGACCCTTGCTGCGATCGACATCACGCTCGCCGCGTTGTTCTGGAGTTGGGGAACTGACGAAGACATCATCGCGCGCCTCGTCAAGAAGACGCTCTTCGTAGGGGTCTTCGCGTATCTCATCGACAACTGGAACAGCCTGGCGCGCATCATCTTCGAGAGCTTTGCCGGTCTTGGACTGAAGGCATCCGGCGCAAGCCTGTCCGCATCCGACTTCCTCAGACCGGGTAAGATCGCCCAAGTCGGACTCGATGCCGGCCGACCGCTACTCGATTCGATCTCGAACCTGATGGGCTACATCAGCTTCTTCGAGAATTTCGTCCAGATCGTTGTTCTCCTGTTCGCATGGGTCGTGGTCCTGCTCGCCTTCTTCACTCTGGCGATCCAGCTCTTTGTCACTCTAATCGAGTTCAAGCTCACAACGCTGGCCGGCTTCGTGCTCATCCCCTTTGGGTTGTTTGGCAAGACAGCCTTTGCGGCGGAGCGGGTGTTGGGCAACGTTATATCGTCAGGGATCAAAGTTCTGGTCCTTGCCGTCATCCTTGGCATCGGCTCGACCCTGTTCTCGCAATTCACCGCTGGCTTCGGCGGTGGACAGCCGACCATCGAAGACGCGATGACGCTGGTGCTCGCGGCGCTCTCCTTGCTGGGCCTCGGCATCTTTGGTCCTGGAATCGCAAACGGCCTGGTCTCTGGCGGACCCCAACTCGGTGCCGGCGCCGCGATTGGAACGGGGCTGGCCGCTGGCGGCGTTCTTGCTGCCGGCGCAGGCCTCGTCGCCGGCGGTGCTGGTATCGCTGGCGGAGCGATGGCTGGTGCCGCGCGTGGTGGCGGTGCCGCCTTGAGAAGTGCATCCGTCGCCTATCGAAGTGGCGGCCTCGCCGGCGTCGCGGAGGCTGGCGGTGCGGCTGTCATGAGCCCGTTGCGCCGCGCTGGGGCTGCCCTCGGCAGTGGTGGGCAAGGGGGCGAGCAGGCCGCGAGCACTTCGACCGAAGCGCAGCCCAATTGGGCGCGCCGCATGAAGCGTGCCGAGACCATTCGGCATGCTGCGTCGGCAGCCGGGCAGGCGGTCCGCTCAGGCGATCACAGCGGCAGCGGCTCTTCGGTCGATTTGTCCGAAGGAGAGCGCTGA
- the trbJ gene encoding P-type conjugative transfer protein TrbJ, which translates to MRPLGLLATTAAFALLLGVTVPARALIVFDPTNYVQNVLTAARELQQINNQITSLQNEAQMLINQARNLANLPYSSLQQLQSSIQRTQQLLAQAQRIAYDVQQIDHAFSTSYAPATSSQSSPLLISNAQSRWQNSYAATQDALRVQAGIVGNLDNNRIQTSALVTSSQSASGALQATQAGNQILALQAQQLADLTAAAAAQGRAQSLEAAQRASAQDQGREQLRRFLTPGQGYQSSNVQMFH; encoded by the coding sequence ATGAGACCTCTTGGCCTATTGGCGACCACGGCCGCCTTCGCGCTGTTGCTTGGTGTCACGGTGCCCGCACGGGCGCTGATCGTCTTCGATCCCACCAACTACGTCCAGAATGTCCTGACGGCCGCACGGGAACTGCAGCAGATCAACAATCAGATCACCTCGTTGCAGAACGAGGCACAAATGCTGATCAATCAGGCAAGGAATCTTGCAAACCTGCCGTATTCGTCGCTGCAGCAACTGCAATCATCGATCCAGCGTACCCAGCAATTACTGGCCCAGGCCCAGCGCATTGCCTACGACGTGCAGCAGATCGATCATGCCTTCTCGACAAGCTATGCGCCAGCGACCAGCAGCCAGTCGAGCCCGTTGCTGATCTCCAACGCTCAATCGCGATGGCAGAATTCCTATGCAGCGACGCAAGACGCGCTTCGTGTCCAGGCCGGCATCGTTGGCAACCTCGACAACAATCGCATCCAGACGTCTGCCCTCGTAACCTCGAGCCAGAGTGCCAGTGGCGCCTTGCAGGCAACTCAGGCCGGCAACCAGATCCTCGCGCTTCAAGCGCAACAACTTGCCGATCTCACAGCGGCCGCGGCGGCGCAGGGCAGGGCGCAGAGCCTCGAAGCGGCTCAGCGCGCTTCGGCTCAGGATCAGGGGCGAGAGCAGCTCAGGCGTTTTCTGACGCCAGGACAGGGCTATCAATCCTCCAATGTGCAGATGTTCCACTGA
- the trbF gene encoding conjugal transfer protein TrbF, whose translation MFKRPSVHYGRMPEPITPYQKAAQVWDERIGSARVQAKNWRLMAFGCLVLSAGLAGGLVWQSSQGSITPWVVEVDHLGQAQRVAPANIDYQPTDAQIAYHLARFIEDVRGLPADGIVLRQNWLRAYDFTTDRGAAALNDYARNNDPFAKLGKLQISIDVSSVIRASSESFRVAWTQRTYDNGSLSSTERWTAILSIVIETPRDAERLRKNPLGVYVCAINWSKELSQ comes from the coding sequence ATGTTCAAACGACCATCCGTACACTACGGGCGCATGCCCGAGCCGATCACGCCTTACCAAAAGGCGGCGCAGGTTTGGGACGAACGCATTGGATCCGCCCGTGTTCAGGCCAAGAACTGGCGATTAATGGCGTTCGGCTGCCTGGTGCTTTCAGCCGGTCTCGCAGGTGGCCTTGTTTGGCAGTCGAGCCAAGGCTCGATCACGCCCTGGGTGGTCGAAGTCGACCATCTTGGCCAAGCCCAGAGAGTTGCGCCGGCCAACATCGACTATCAACCAACTGATGCGCAGATCGCCTACCATCTGGCGCGCTTCATCGAAGATGTCAGAGGCCTGCCGGCCGACGGCATCGTTCTGCGGCAAAACTGGCTCCGGGCCTATGATTTTACGACGGATCGTGGCGCGGCTGCGCTGAACGACTATGCGCGTAACAACGACCCTTTCGCCAAACTGGGCAAGCTCCAGATCTCTATCGATGTCTCGAGCGTCATTCGCGCCTCTTCGGAAAGCTTTCGGGTCGCGTGGACCCAGCGCACCTACGACAACGGCTCGTTGAGCTCGACCGAGCGCTGGACTGCAATTCTCTCGATCGTGATCGAGACACCGCGCGATGCCGAACGCCTGCGCAAGAATCCTCTTGGCGTTTACGTTTGCGCCATCAATTGGTCAAAGGAGTTGAGTCAGTGA
- the trbE gene encoding conjugal transfer protein TrbE has product MMNLAEYRHSNARLADFLPWAALVDEGIILNKDGSFQRTAKFRGPDLDSAVPAELVAVAGRLNNALRRLGSGWAVFVEAQRHFAGAYPPSTFPDVASALVDAERRAQFEEAGTHYESSYFLTFLYLPPEEGAAKAERLLYEGRDRTFGADAREVLRGFIDQTSRVLQLVEGFMPECAWLNDQDTLTYLHSTISTKRHRVRVPETPMYIDALLADQPLTGGLEPMLGSANLRVLTIVGFPGATTPGILDDLNRLAFSYRWSTRAIMLDKTDATKLLTKIRRQWFAKRKSIGAILKEVMTNEASTLLDTDAHNKAIDADAALQELGSDQIGQAFVTATIAVWDRDPNAADEKLRLVEKVIQGRDFTCMIETVNAVEAWLGSLPGHVYANVRQPPVSTLNLAHMIPMSALWAGEARDLHFEGPPLLFGKTEGSTPFRFSLHVGDVGHTLVVGPTGAGKSVLLALMALQFRRYPNSQVFAFDFGGSIRAAALAMGGDWHDLGGALSDGDENPAALQPLAWIDDPSERGWATEWIGAILAREKVEITPEVKDHLWSALTSLASAPREERTLTGLSVLLQSNSLKRALQPYCLGGPSGRLLDAEFERLGEASVQAFETEGLIGTSAAPAVLAYLFHRIGDRLDGRPTLLIVDEGWLALDDEDFAGQLREWLKTLRKKNASVIFATQSLSDIDVSAIAPAIIESCPTRLLLPNERAIEPQITAIYRRFGLNDRQIELLSRATPKRDYYCQSRRGNRMFELGLGEVALAFTAASSKTDQAAISQLIAEHGPDGFVPAWLQHRGVAWATDLIPHLVNLERSL; this is encoded by the coding sequence ATGATGAACCTTGCCGAATATCGCCATTCCAACGCGCGGCTCGCCGACTTCCTGCCTTGGGCCGCCCTGGTTGACGAGGGAATCATCCTGAACAAGGACGGCTCGTTCCAGCGGACGGCCAAGTTCCGGGGGCCTGACCTCGACAGCGCAGTGCCGGCTGAACTTGTCGCCGTCGCCGGCCGCTTGAATAACGCCTTGCGTCGCCTGGGATCCGGCTGGGCCGTGTTCGTTGAGGCACAGCGCCATTTTGCAGGAGCCTATCCTCCGAGCACCTTTCCGGATGTAGCATCCGCGCTGGTCGACGCGGAGCGCAGAGCTCAGTTCGAAGAGGCGGGCACCCACTATGAGTCCAGTTATTTCCTGACCTTCCTCTACTTGCCACCGGAGGAGGGGGCTGCGAAGGCAGAACGACTTCTCTATGAGGGCCGGGATCGCACCTTTGGAGCAGACGCGCGCGAGGTTCTCCGCGGATTTATCGACCAAACCAGCCGCGTGCTTCAACTGGTCGAAGGATTCATGCCGGAATGCGCCTGGCTCAATGATCAGGACACGCTGACCTATCTGCACTCGACGATCTCGACCAAGCGTCATCGCGTTCGAGTACCCGAAACCCCCATGTACATCGACGCGCTGTTGGCGGACCAGCCGCTGACCGGCGGACTCGAGCCGATGCTGGGTTCGGCCAACTTGCGGGTCTTGACGATTGTCGGCTTTCCAGGAGCGACGACGCCAGGAATCCTCGACGACTTGAACCGCCTGGCCTTTTCGTATCGCTGGTCGACCCGAGCAATCATGCTCGACAAGACCGATGCGACCAAGCTGCTGACCAAAATCCGCCGCCAGTGGTTCGCCAAGAGAAAGTCCATCGGCGCCATCCTCAAGGAGGTCATGACCAACGAGGCGTCGACGCTGCTCGATACCGACGCTCACAACAAAGCGATCGACGCCGACGCGGCGTTGCAGGAACTGGGGTCGGACCAAATTGGACAAGCCTTTGTCACGGCGACCATTGCCGTCTGGGATCGCGATCCCAATGCGGCCGACGAAAAGTTGCGGCTGGTCGAGAAGGTCATTCAGGGCCGCGATTTCACCTGCATGATTGAGACGGTGAACGCCGTCGAGGCGTGGCTCGGTAGCCTGCCCGGGCATGTTTATGCCAATGTCCGCCAGCCACCGGTCTCGACCCTCAATCTGGCCCACATGATACCGATGTCGGCGCTGTGGGCAGGCGAGGCGAGGGATCTGCACTTCGAGGGGCCACCGCTCCTGTTCGGCAAGACCGAGGGATCAACCCCCTTCCGATTCTCGCTTCACGTTGGCGACGTCGGCCATACTCTCGTGGTGGGACCGACTGGCGCCGGCAAATCTGTGCTGCTGGCGCTGATGGCGTTGCAGTTCCGCCGCTACCCGAATTCTCAGGTCTTCGCGTTCGATTTCGGCGGTTCGATCCGGGCGGCCGCGCTCGCCATGGGGGGCGACTGGCACGATTTAGGTGGCGCCTTGTCGGATGGGGACGAAAACCCCGCTGCCCTGCAGCCGCTGGCCTGGATCGACGATCCTTCCGAGCGTGGTTGGGCGACGGAATGGATCGGCGCGATCCTGGCGCGGGAAAAGGTCGAGATCACCCCGGAGGTCAAGGATCATCTGTGGTCGGCGCTGACATCTCTCGCTTCGGCACCGAGGGAGGAACGCACCCTCACGGGCCTGTCAGTTCTGCTGCAGTCGAATTCCCTGAAGCGCGCACTTCAACCCTATTGCCTCGGCGGTCCGTCCGGGCGCCTACTCGATGCCGAATTCGAGCGCCTGGGCGAAGCCTCGGTTCAGGCGTTCGAGACCGAAGGGTTGATCGGGACGAGCGCGGCCCCGGCCGTGCTGGCGTACCTCTTCCATCGTATCGGGGATCGCCTCGATGGCCGGCCCACACTCCTGATTGTCGATGAAGGTTGGCTTGCCCTTGATGACGAGGATTTTGCAGGGCAGCTCCGGGAATGGTTGAAGACGCTTCGGAAGAAGAACGCGTCCGTCATCTTCGCCACACAGTCGCTTTCGGACATTGATGTCTCCGCGATTGCACCGGCTATCATCGAAAGCTGCCCAACGCGATTGTTGCTACCGAACGAACGGGCGATCGAACCGCAGATCACTGCCATCTACCGCCGCTTCGGCCTCAATGACCGCCAGATCGAACTTCTGAGCCGGGCAACGCCAAAGCGCGACTACTATTGCCAGTCTCGTCGCGGCAACCGGATGTTCGAGCTTGGCCTTGGCGAGGTTGCGCTCGCATTCACCGCGGCCTCTTCCAAGACAGACCAGGCCGCCATCTCGCAACTCATCGCCGAACATGGACCCGACGGCTTCGTGCCTGCGTGGCTCCAGCATCGTGGCGTCGCCTGGGCGACAGATCTGATCCCCCATCTCGTCAATCTGGAGAGATCGCTATGA
- a CDS encoding VirB3 family type IV secretion system protein: MDGPIAGFVVPVHRALTEPILMGGAPRSVAIVNGTLAAALGLGLRLWIAGLVLWFIGHMAAVWAAKRDPAFVDVVRRHLRIPGHLNS; this comes from the coding sequence ATGGATGGACCTATCGCGGGCTTTGTCGTGCCTGTTCACCGCGCACTCACCGAGCCCATCCTGATGGGTGGCGCGCCGCGATCGGTTGCGATCGTCAACGGCACGCTTGCCGCAGCCTTGGGTCTGGGGCTGCGGCTCTGGATAGCGGGTCTCGTCCTCTGGTTCATCGGCCACATGGCCGCCGTCTGGGCCGCCAAGCGCGACCCCGCTTTTGTCGATGTGGTGCGTCGACATCTGCGCATCCCCGGTCATCTCAACAGCTGA
- the trbK-alt gene encoding putative entry exclusion protein TrbK-alt has product MTDVRAFKALSLLTTIGLVAVAACTIQLRGRDESGAAPKAEQRTDAANADLVHCRGVIPEQTADYRHCQQIWAENRRRFLGRRDGLVAPSHNDSTSSIPVQKDQSRVPQGYSDLAAPEANKP; this is encoded by the coding sequence ATGACCGATGTAAGGGCATTCAAGGCGCTGTCGTTGCTTACGACAATCGGCCTGGTGGCCGTCGCGGCCTGCACGATTCAGCTGCGTGGCCGCGACGAATCTGGGGCGGCGCCGAAGGCTGAGCAGAGGACCGATGCAGCCAACGCCGACCTCGTACACTGCCGCGGTGTCATTCCAGAGCAGACGGCAGATTATCGCCACTGCCAGCAGATTTGGGCTGAAAACCGGCGCCGCTTCCTCGGCAGGAGAGATGGCCTTGTAGCTCCCAGCCACAATGACTCAACCAGCTCGATACCTGTCCAAAAGGATCAAAGCCGGGTCCCGCAGGGATATTCGGACCTAGCGGCACCCGAGGCGAACAAGCCATGA
- the trbB gene encoding P-type conjugative transfer ATPase TrbB, whose protein sequence is MLRSALGAAIAGYLEDEAIIEVMLNPDGRLWIDRLSNGLIDTGETISAADGERIVRLVAHHVGAEVHAGAPRVSAELPGTGERFEGLLPPVVAAPAFAIRKPAVAVFTLDDYVARRIMTSQQAKTLQNAVAARKNILVAGGTSTGKTTLTSALLAEVAKTSDRVVLIEDTRELQCRAPNLVALRTKDGVATLSDLVRSSLRLRPDRIPIGEVRGAEALDLLKAWGTGHPGGIGTIHAGTALGALRRLEQLIQEAVITVPRALIAETIDLVAVLVGRGADRRLAELATVSGLGATGDYSLSTAGD, encoded by the coding sequence ATGCTGCGCAGCGCGCTTGGCGCGGCGATTGCCGGCTACCTCGAAGATGAAGCGATCATCGAGGTGATGCTCAATCCGGATGGTAGGCTGTGGATCGACCGGTTGTCGAATGGTCTGATCGACACAGGTGAAACCATCTCGGCCGCGGATGGCGAGCGCATTGTTCGCCTGGTTGCGCATCACGTCGGCGCCGAGGTGCATGCGGGCGCGCCGCGGGTTTCGGCCGAATTGCCGGGGACGGGTGAGCGCTTCGAAGGACTCTTGCCCCCGGTCGTTGCGGCGCCGGCCTTTGCTATCCGCAAGCCCGCCGTGGCCGTCTTTACACTCGACGACTACGTCGCCAGGCGCATTATGACCTCGCAGCAGGCCAAGACCCTGCAGAACGCGGTCGCGGCGCGAAAGAACATCCTTGTCGCTGGCGGGACATCGACGGGCAAGACCACGTTGACGAGCGCGCTTCTGGCCGAGGTGGCGAAGACCTCCGATCGGGTCGTGCTGATCGAAGACACCCGCGAGCTACAGTGCAGGGCGCCCAATCTCGTTGCGTTGCGGACCAAGGACGGCGTGGCGACGCTGTCGGATCTTGTCCGCTCGTCCCTCCGACTGCGTCCTGACCGTATCCCGATCGGCGAAGTCCGAGGTGCCGAAGCACTCGACCTCCTCAAGGCCTGGGGCACCGGCCATCCCGGCGGCATCGGTACCATCCATGCTGGGACTGCGCTCGGCGCGCTGCGGCGGCTCGAGCAACTCATCCAGGAAGCCGTCATCACGGTTCCGCGCGCCCTGATCGCCGAGACCATCGACCTCGTCGCCGTGCTGGTGGGACGCGGCGCTGACCGCCGCCTGGCTGAGCTCGCCACCGTCTCAGGGCTGGGTGCCACCGGCGACTACAGCCTTTCAACAGCAGGAGACTGA
- a CDS encoding TrbC/VirB2 family protein encodes MRQQFRFLRGASLAAFGTMFLAVQPAWAAGSNMPWEQPLNQILQSVEGPVAKIIAVIIIVVTGLTLAFGDSSGGFRRLIQIVFGLSIAFAASSFFLSFFSFGGGVVI; translated from the coding sequence ATGCGTCAGCAATTTCGCTTTCTTCGCGGTGCATCGTTGGCTGCCTTCGGCACGATGTTTTTGGCAGTTCAGCCCGCATGGGCTGCTGGTTCGAACATGCCGTGGGAGCAGCCGCTCAATCAGATCTTGCAGTCAGTGGAGGGGCCGGTCGCAAAGATCATCGCGGTCATCATCATCGTCGTGACCGGCTTAACGCTCGCATTCGGGGATTCCTCGGGCGGTTTCCGCCGACTGATCCAGATCGTGTTCGGTCTGTCGATCGCGTTTGCGGCCTCGAGCTTCTTCCTGTCGTTCTTCTCCTTCGGCGGCGGCGTGGTGATCTGA